In a single window of the Cupriavidus basilensis genome:
- a CDS encoding transporter, producing the protein MNPILRAGTTGAALLLPSFAFACATCGCSLSADAAMGYSAMPGWRISFDYSFINQNQLRHGTGSVPATQAAAINDAGGNQEVEKQTINRYYNLGLSYSPNSSWSFSTIVPIIDRSHTTYGNATSDQLTPDNVSGVTASGLGDIKLIGTYQGFLPTRNLGVQLGVKLPTGAYGGQNVATGATVGRRPVFFSSGPNAAAGQALDASLQPGTGSTDLILGAYYYQPVSQNFDAFINGQFQAAVMQRLHDFNADYRPGNLLTVSTGVRYVVNPKIVPQLQFNFTHKNADQGALADTISTGGSVLYLSPGVTVAVSEHVHMYAFVQKSIHSNLQGYQLFPRWTGNLGVSYAF; encoded by the coding sequence ATGAATCCGATCCTTCGCGCCGGCACCACAGGTGCCGCCTTGCTGCTTCCCTCGTTTGCGTTCGCCTGCGCCACCTGCGGCTGCTCACTCAGCGCCGATGCTGCCATGGGCTACTCCGCAATGCCGGGCTGGCGCATCAGCTTCGACTACAGCTTCATCAACCAGAACCAACTGCGCCATGGGACAGGATCCGTCCCCGCCACGCAGGCTGCCGCAATCAACGACGCCGGTGGCAACCAAGAGGTGGAGAAGCAGACGATCAACCGTTACTACAACCTGGGCCTGAGCTACAGCCCGAATAGTAGCTGGAGCTTCAGCACTATCGTCCCCATCATCGACCGCAGTCACACCACGTACGGCAACGCTACCTCCGACCAGCTCACGCCGGACAACGTGAGTGGTGTGACCGCCAGTGGCCTGGGCGATATCAAGCTCATCGGCACCTACCAGGGTTTCCTGCCCACCCGAAACCTCGGTGTGCAACTTGGCGTGAAGCTGCCCACTGGCGCCTACGGAGGCCAGAATGTCGCCACCGGCGCCACCGTGGGGCGCCGCCCGGTGTTTTTCTCGTCAGGCCCGAATGCGGCTGCGGGCCAGGCGCTCGACGCCAGCCTGCAGCCCGGTACCGGCAGCACCGACCTGATTCTTGGCGCGTACTATTACCAGCCGGTCAGCCAGAATTTCGACGCCTTCATCAATGGCCAATTCCAGGCGGCAGTGATGCAACGGCTGCACGACTTCAATGCGGACTATCGTCCCGGCAATCTCCTGACCGTGAGCACCGGCGTGCGCTACGTAGTCAACCCAAAGATAGTGCCCCAGCTACAGTTCAATTTCACTCACAAGAACGCGGACCAGGGCGCACTTGCCGATACCATCAGTACAGGGGGTAGCGTGCTCTACCTGAGCCCCGGGGTCACCGTCGCCGTGAGCGAGCATGTGCACATGTACGCCTTTGTGCAGAAGTCGATCCATAGCAATCTTCAGGGGTATCAACTCTTCCCTCGCTGGACTGGCAACCTGGGGGTGTCCTATGCGTTCTGA
- a CDS encoding MFS transporter — MPTTTNAQRATLLAAALGFVVVLLDVSVVNVALNTLRQGFATDVAGLQWVINAYTLVFAALLLTSGALGDRLGARRVFLMGLALFTLMSVACGAAGSLAMLVVARLGQGIGAALLVPNSLSMLQRAFPDREQRSRAVGWWGAIGGISLAAGPVLGGLLVTHFGWRSIFLINLPLGLIGLYLTLRHVAADGGGHQRGLDWPGQGAAILALAALTASVTEAGRLGWGHAWVQAGLWLALASAAAFVRIESRSAAPMLPLALLRIPAFRVASLAGVIVNFAYYGQIFVFSLFFQLQQGLSPQQTGLAFLPMTVVLMAVNVLAGRLITRMGTRYLMVLGLLLAALGYLLLLPVRIDGPYWLLAPPMLLAASGIALMVPTMTNVTLSAVDGSRAGIASGVLNAARQVGGMLGVAGFGYLVHDTAPQAFMHGMHLSLGLAAALLLVGAVMCWFGIRAERPSASEDERQGAT; from the coding sequence ATGCCTACCACCACCAACGCACAAAGGGCCACCCTGCTGGCCGCTGCGCTCGGCTTTGTTGTCGTCCTGCTGGACGTCAGCGTCGTCAACGTCGCCCTGAATACCTTGCGGCAAGGATTCGCCACCGATGTGGCGGGGCTGCAATGGGTGATCAACGCCTATACGCTGGTGTTCGCGGCGTTGCTACTGACCAGCGGAGCGCTCGGAGATCGCCTGGGCGCCAGGCGGGTGTTCCTGATGGGGCTCGCGCTGTTCACGCTGATGTCGGTGGCGTGTGGCGCGGCGGGCAGCCTGGCGATGCTGGTGGTGGCCCGGCTGGGCCAGGGCATTGGTGCGGCGCTGCTGGTGCCGAACTCGCTGTCGATGCTCCAGCGTGCCTTTCCCGATCGCGAACAACGCAGCCGCGCAGTCGGCTGGTGGGGTGCGATCGGTGGTATTTCGCTAGCGGCCGGGCCGGTGCTTGGCGGCTTGCTGGTGACCCACTTCGGCTGGCGCAGCATCTTCCTGATCAACCTGCCGCTGGGCCTGATTGGCCTGTATCTGACGTTGCGCCATGTCGCCGCCGATGGCGGCGGACATCAACGCGGCCTGGATTGGCCAGGGCAAGGCGCGGCCATACTGGCGCTGGCGGCACTCACCGCATCGGTCACCGAAGCCGGCCGTCTCGGCTGGGGACACGCCTGGGTGCAGGCGGGGCTGTGGCTGGCCTTGGCGTCGGCGGCCGCTTTCGTCCGCATCGAATCACGCAGTGCTGCGCCGATGCTGCCGCTGGCGCTATTGCGCATCCCCGCGTTCAGGGTGGCGTCACTCGCCGGTGTGATCGTGAATTTTGCTTACTATGGCCAGATCTTTGTCTTCAGCCTGTTCTTCCAGCTTCAGCAGGGACTATCGCCACAGCAGACCGGGCTGGCGTTCCTCCCGATGACGGTGGTGCTGATGGCAGTCAACGTGCTCGCCGGCCGCCTGATCACGCGGATGGGCACGAGATACCTGATGGTGCTGGGATTGCTCCTGGCCGCCCTGGGTTACCTGCTGCTGTTGCCGGTGCGCATCGACGGCCCCTACTGGCTGCTCGCCCCACCGATGCTGCTGGCCGCCAGCGGCATTGCACTGATGGTGCCGACCATGACCAATGTCACGCTGTCAGCCGTCGATGGCTCCCGCGCGGGCATCGCCTCCGGCGTCCTCAACGCAGCGCGGCAGGTGGGCGGTATGCTCGGTGTCGCGGGGTTCGGTTACCTGGTGCACGACACTGCCCCGCAGGCCTTCATGCACGGCATGCATCTCTCGCTCGGCCTCGCGGCCGCACTGCTGCTGGTGGGAGCCGTGATGTGCTGGTTTGGCATTCGCGCGGAACGTCCGTCCGCTAGTGAGGACGAGCGGCAAGGCGCCACTTGA
- a CDS encoding DUF2946 family protein, producing the protein MSFTRRLVFWLALLGMVLHSPWPPMAHGQAAGGMIDHSICSASGIRVVSVEDQTSLDQDAPGNHQSLDDSLCCLVCADLGSTVAIPHVPFVFQPQLRQLGLVRPVLQPDAYRPPGNLRATARAPPLA; encoded by the coding sequence ATGTCCTTCACCCGTCGGCTCGTCTTCTGGCTCGCGCTGCTGGGCATGGTGTTGCACTCGCCATGGCCGCCGATGGCCCACGGGCAGGCTGCCGGGGGAATGATAGATCACTCGATCTGCAGTGCGAGCGGCATACGTGTCGTCTCGGTAGAGGATCAAACGTCCCTCGATCAGGACGCCCCCGGCAATCACCAGAGCCTCGACGATTCCCTCTGCTGCCTGGTCTGCGCGGATCTCGGCAGTACCGTTGCAATACCGCACGTGCCCTTTGTCTTTCAGCCTCAACTGAGGCAGCTTGGCCTTGTGCGGCCGGTGTTACAGCCGGATGCCTATCGGCCTCCGGGCAATCTTCGCGCGACGGCCCGAGCGCCACCCTTGGCATGA
- a CDS encoding LysR family transcriptional regulator, producing MLDWENLRHFLAVARTGTLSGAARDLQVDHATVSRRLAALEAGLQALLVERLPRSCRLTPLGVSVFEHAKAMEAAAFAIERQTRASHEPVSGKVSLSAPPVLATHLLAGRLADFRAAYPGIQLCVSAQARAVSLTRREADVALRLVRPSESSSVVRKLGQMPFALYASLDYPALRNPRDWTFIAYDAQFADMPQQRWLLELAGPRPVGCELSDISGHLAAARAGAGVAGLPCFLGDDDAGLVRLEHEGAAFSRDIWLVVHRDLRRSAPVRAVMDFLGEVVAGHGAFGSVSE from the coding sequence ATGCTCGATTGGGAAAACCTTCGCCACTTCCTGGCAGTCGCCCGCACCGGCACGCTGTCCGGCGCAGCGCGCGATTTGCAGGTGGATCACGCCACGGTCAGCCGCCGGCTGGCCGCGCTGGAAGCCGGGCTGCAAGCGCTTCTGGTTGAGCGCTTGCCGCGCTCGTGCCGCCTGACGCCGCTCGGGGTGTCGGTCTTCGAGCACGCCAAGGCGATGGAAGCCGCCGCATTCGCTATCGAGAGGCAGACGCGCGCCAGCCACGAGCCCGTGAGCGGCAAGGTGTCGCTCAGTGCGCCACCAGTGCTGGCCACACATCTGCTGGCCGGCCGGCTGGCGGATTTCCGCGCGGCTTATCCAGGTATCCAACTCTGCGTGTCGGCGCAGGCCCGCGCGGTGTCGCTGACGCGCCGTGAGGCCGACGTAGCGCTACGGCTGGTGCGGCCCAGCGAGTCGAGCAGTGTGGTGCGCAAGCTGGGGCAGATGCCATTCGCCTTGTACGCAAGCCTCGACTATCCGGCATTGCGCAATCCCCGCGACTGGACCTTTATTGCCTACGATGCGCAGTTCGCCGACATGCCGCAGCAGCGCTGGCTGCTGGAGCTGGCGGGTCCAAGGCCCGTGGGCTGCGAACTCAGCGATATCAGCGGCCATCTCGCCGCTGCCCGCGCAGGGGCGGGCGTGGCAGGCCTGCCTTGTTTCCTGGGGGATGACGATGCAGGCCTGGTACGGCTGGAGCACGAGGGCGCTGCATTCTCGCGCGACATCTGGCTGGTGGTGCACAGGGACTTGCGGCGCTCGGCCCCTGTGCGCGCGGTGATGGACTTTCTTGGCGAGGTAGTGGCCGGGCACGGCGCATTTGGATCCGTTTCGGAATAG
- a CDS encoding TlpA family protein disulfide reductase, with translation MRSDLSSRRDWIRKAAALACGPSLAGWHTSASAESLAVGRPAPPLVLRTLDGRTIDTRSLRGQVVVLTFWATWCGPCHVELPVLSAYAAAHAGEGLTVLGFSLDTPDSLADVRKMAASLAFPVGLLGSAYAGGYGRVWRLPVNFTIDRAGMLADNGWDDATPAWTAERLEQVVTPLLKR, from the coding sequence ATGCGTTCTGACCTCTCGTCTCGTCGCGACTGGATCCGGAAGGCCGCCGCTCTTGCCTGCGGACCGTCTCTTGCTGGCTGGCATACATCGGCGAGCGCGGAGAGCCTGGCGGTGGGGCGGCCTGCGCCACCGCTGGTGCTGCGCACGCTCGACGGGCGCACCATCGATACGCGGAGCTTGCGTGGCCAGGTAGTCGTACTCACGTTCTGGGCGACGTGGTGCGGCCCGTGCCACGTAGAGCTGCCTGTCTTGTCGGCCTATGCAGCGGCTCACGCTGGCGAAGGGCTGACTGTGCTCGGGTTCAGCCTGGACACGCCGGACTCGCTCGCCGACGTGCGCAAGATGGCTGCCAGCCTCGCCTTTCCGGTAGGGCTGCTAGGTAGTGCCTACGCGGGCGGCTATGGCCGGGTCTGGCGCCTTCCAGTGAACTTCACCATCGACCGCGCGGGGATGCTCGCCGATAACGGCTGGGATGATGCCACTCCGGCCTGGACAGCCGAGCGGCTGGAGCAGGTGGTCACGCCTCTGCTGAAGCGGTAA
- a CDS encoding sterol desaturase family protein: protein MEEQITVYAFPVFLLLMLVELGYGLFVGRNTYRLSDALSNLSQGLLSQLVASVSQLFQIGLYVLTWRRVALFPHAGLWGSVWGWLLAIVMFDFCDYWLHRAGHESAVFWAAHAVHHQSQDFNLSTALRQESTVAFLGWPFYLPMALAGVAPQQFALAGLVVLLYQFWIHTEHIGKLGWFDRVFSSPSNHRVHHAVNDQYLDKNYGGMLIIWDRLFGTFAEEEEKPVYGTRTPLNSWSLLWAVASGYMPLWQMARRAPRWQDKIKVWFKAPGWLPPGVSDDSAPFDLQRARQRFDPPLVAGAAPVALLQFALLMVAGAGYLWQSDAMGSGLLWGLALLLIAGLAGLGGLLQGRLRPRSLLGLDVLLLLLAGLLLR, encoded by the coding sequence GTGGAAGAACAAATCACTGTCTACGCATTCCCGGTATTCCTGCTATTGATGCTGGTGGAGCTGGGCTACGGCCTGTTCGTCGGTCGCAATACCTATCGCCTGAGTGATGCTCTCAGCAATCTGAGTCAGGGCTTGCTAAGCCAGCTGGTGGCCAGTGTCAGCCAGCTCTTCCAGATCGGCCTGTATGTTCTGACATGGCGCCGGGTGGCACTGTTTCCTCATGCCGGCCTGTGGGGCAGTGTCTGGGGCTGGCTGCTGGCGATCGTGATGTTCGATTTCTGCGACTACTGGTTGCATCGGGCCGGGCATGAAAGTGCGGTGTTCTGGGCCGCCCATGCCGTGCATCACCAGAGCCAGGATTTCAATCTGTCCACCGCGCTGCGCCAGGAGAGCACCGTTGCCTTCCTGGGATGGCCGTTTTACTTGCCGATGGCGCTGGCCGGGGTTGCACCGCAGCAGTTTGCGCTGGCCGGCCTCGTCGTGCTGCTATACCAGTTCTGGATCCACACCGAGCACATCGGCAAGCTGGGCTGGTTTGACCGGGTGTTTTCCTCGCCGTCCAACCATCGTGTGCATCATGCGGTCAACGACCAGTACCTGGACAAGAACTACGGCGGGATGCTGATCATCTGGGACCGGCTGTTCGGTACTTTTGCCGAGGAGGAGGAGAAGCCGGTGTACGGTACCCGCACCCCGCTCAACAGCTGGAGTCTGCTATGGGCGGTGGCTTCCGGCTATATGCCGCTGTGGCAGATGGCGCGCCGCGCGCCACGCTGGCAGGACAAGATCAAGGTGTGGTTCAAGGCACCGGGCTGGCTGCCGCCCGGCGTGAGCGATGATAGTGCGCCCTTTGACTTGCAGCGTGCACGCCAGCGTTTCGATCCTCCGCTGGTGGCCGGTGCCGCGCCAGTGGCTCTGCTGCAGTTTGCTCTGCTGATGGTGGCCGGTGCCGGCTATCTGTGGCAAAGCGATGCGATGGGGAGCGGCCTGCTGTGGGGGCTGGCGCTGTTGCTGATCGCCGGTCTGGCTGGTCTGGGCGGCTTGCTGCAGGGGAGGTTGCGGCCACGCAGCCTGCTGGGGCTGGATGTGCTGCTGTTGTTGCTGGCCGGATTGCTGCTGCGCTGA